From Oscillospiraceae bacterium, a single genomic window includes:
- the yidD gene encoding membrane protein insertion efficiency factor YidD: protein MKRVLLALIRFYRRSISPLRPPACRFVPTCSEYALEAVTRYGAARGAWLALRRVLKCHPFHAGGYDPVP, encoded by the coding sequence ATGAAGCGGGTGCTGTTGGCCCTCATCCGGTTTTACCGGAGATCCATCTCTCCGTTGCGACCGCCCGCCTGCCGGTTTGTGCCCACCTGTTCAGAGTACGCCCTGGAGGCCGTCACCCGGTACGGCGCGGCGCGCGGCGCTTGGCTTGCGTTGCGCCGCGTTTTGAAGTGTCATCCTTTTCACGCCGGCGGGTATGATCCCGTCCCCTGA
- a CDS encoding protein jag, whose protein sequence is MEAYLEKTGKTIDAAIQAALDELHLDRDQVTVEVLEKAKTGFLGIGGALARVRVSYVRSRAAKAEEFLTGLLARLQSTATARIVEAADGTLNIELLGSGLGFLIGHRGDTLDAIQHLVNYAVNRGDEHPARVTIDAENYRAKRVEALQRLAKKMAAKALKYRKNLSLEPMNSYERHIIHAALQDMEGVSTRSIGVEPHRRVVIVCEGGGVRPAGPRPLRSDRPRQGGGRPQFGERSPFGGGRSQGGGRPPQSGFQGRQGGGYGRPDNRAGSGAGAGGYKRYDAPRPGGGTPRPSGPPRTQPFTPPGNPRPYDRISGAPPETDDE, encoded by the coding sequence ATGGAGGCATATCTGGAAAAAACTGGCAAGACAATCGACGCGGCCATTCAGGCCGCCCTGGACGAGTTGCATCTCGACCGGGATCAGGTGACGGTGGAGGTCCTGGAGAAGGCAAAGACCGGCTTCTTGGGGATCGGCGGCGCGCTGGCGCGCGTGCGGGTTTCCTACGTGCGCTCCCGCGCCGCGAAGGCGGAGGAATTTTTGACGGGACTGCTGGCGCGGCTTCAGTCAACCGCAACCGCCCGCATCGTAGAGGCGGCGGACGGCACACTGAACATCGAACTGCTCGGGTCCGGCCTCGGGTTTCTGATCGGGCACAGGGGGGACACGCTGGACGCCATTCAGCATCTTGTCAATTATGCGGTCAATCGGGGTGATGAACACCCCGCCCGCGTGACGATCGACGCGGAAAATTATCGGGCGAAGCGCGTGGAAGCTCTGCAACGGTTGGCCAAGAAGATGGCTGCCAAGGCGCTTAAGTACCGGAAAAACTTGTCTCTCGAACCCATGAACTCCTACGAGCGGCACATCATCCACGCGGCGCTGCAGGACATGGAAGGCGTCTCTACCCGTTCCATCGGCGTGGAGCCGCACCGCCGCGTCGTGATCGTGTGCGAGGGGGGAGGCGTTCGGCCGGCGGGCCCGCGCCCGCTCCGCAGCGACAGGCCCCGTCAGGGCGGCGGGCGGCCTCAGTTTGGTGAGCGGTCCCCGTTCGGCGGGGGGCGCTCCCAGGGCGGCGGACGGCCCCCGCAGAGTGGTTTCCAGGGCCGCCAAGGCGGCGGCTACGGGCGGCCGGACAACCGTGCCGGCAGCGGCGCCGGTGCCGGCGGATACAAGCGTTATGACGCGCCCCGGCCCGGCGGTGGGACGCCTCGGCCCAGTGGCCCGCCCCGGACACAGCCCTTTACACCGCCCGGGAACCCCCGTCCGTACGACAGGATCTCCGGTGCGCCGCCCGAAACAGACGACGAATGA
- the rnpA gene encoding ribonuclease P protein component: protein MRHTEPLRLNRDFKRTYARGRSLAGPLLALYARPNRSARTRLGLTVGAKLGKAVRRNRVRRRIKEAYRLSERRFRPGHDLVVVARVRAGDATYAELERELLRLMARLGLVVAP, encoded by the coding sequence ATGCGCCACACAGAGCCGTTGCGTCTCAACCGGGACTTTAAGCGAACCTACGCGCGCGGCCGTTCCCTGGCGGGCCCCCTGCTGGCGCTGTACGCGCGGCCCAACCGATCGGCGCGGACGCGCTTGGGTCTCACGGTGGGGGCGAAACTTGGCAAAGCGGTGCGGCGCAACCGGGTGCGCCGCCGCATCAAAGAGGCCTACCGTCTGAGCGAGCGCCGTTTCCGCCCAGGGCACGACCTCGTGGTGGTGGCGCGCGTCCGGGCCGGGGATGCCACCTACGCCGAGTTGGAGCGGGAGCTCTTGCGCCTGATGGCGCGGCTCGGGCTCGTGGTGGCGCCATGA
- a CDS encoding YidC/Oxa1 family membrane protein insertase codes for MGQIIDVLIYQPFSWLLRVLYEFSGSYGLALILFAFVTKVILLYFSARGKKAMMRTQRLQPKIKELEKQYGADKQKYQMAVQKLYQDEGVSMMGGCLWSLLPFPIFMALYTVIRQPFTQLMGLTAEQLDKIGQFLARFGVDVAATDPYRELMLSSRLGEHMGQLPADIAELPLIDINYSFLGLNLADKPSLQLSWLILIPIISGATAFLSMWIAQKISKQPAMQGSQVKMTMFLMPLVSVWFGFGFPGLLGIYWIAQNVFGIAQDVFLTKYYNKIFEREDTERAALEARRKAAEEAMREEQRQRRAAAIEAKKQKRKPGQTVYKIKNKPKPKNSGPEADD; via the coding sequence TTGGGTCAAATTATCGATGTGCTCATCTATCAGCCCTTTTCGTGGTTGCTGCGCGTGTTGTACGAATTCTCCGGCTCCTATGGGTTGGCGCTTATTCTGTTTGCATTTGTGACGAAAGTCATTTTGCTCTACTTCTCCGCCCGCGGCAAAAAGGCCATGATGCGGACCCAGCGTCTTCAGCCGAAGATCAAGGAGCTGGAAAAGCAATACGGGGCCGACAAACAAAAATACCAAATGGCCGTGCAGAAACTCTATCAGGACGAGGGCGTCTCGATGATGGGCGGCTGCCTCTGGTCGCTGCTTCCGTTTCCCATCTTCATGGCGCTCTACACCGTTATCCGCCAGCCGTTCACGCAGCTGATGGGTCTCACGGCGGAGCAGCTAGACAAAATCGGCCAGTTTTTGGCCAGGTTTGGCGTCGATGTGGCGGCGACAGATCCATACCGGGAACTGATGCTCTCCAGCAGGTTGGGAGAGCACATGGGGCAGCTGCCCGCCGACATCGCCGAGCTGCCGCTCATCGACATCAACTACAGCTTCCTGGGCCTCAATTTGGCCGACAAGCCGTCGTTGCAGCTGTCTTGGCTGATTCTCATCCCCATCATCTCGGGCGCGACGGCCTTCTTGTCCATGTGGATCGCGCAGAAGATCTCCAAACAGCCGGCCATGCAGGGCAGCCAGGTCAAGATGACGATGTTCCTGATGCCGCTGGTCTCCGTCTGGTTTGGCTTCGGCTTCCCGGGGCTGCTCGGCATCTACTGGATCGCCCAGAATGTCTTTGGCATCGCCCAGGACGTCTTCCTTACCAAGTATTATAACAAAATCTTCGAACGGGAAGACACCGAGCGCGCCGCGTTAGAGGCGCGCCGGAAGGCGGCCGAGGAGGCCATGCGGGAGGAGCAGCGCCAGCGCCGCGCTGCCGCCATAGAGGCAAAGAAGCAAAAGCGCAAACCGGGGCAGACCGTCTACAAAATCAAAAACAAACCCAAGCCGAAAAACAGCGGGCCGGAGGCGGACGATTGA